The Podospora pseudocomata strain CBS 415.72m chromosome 1 map unlocalized CBS415.72m_1, whole genome shotgun sequence genome has a segment encoding these proteins:
- a CDS encoding uncharacterized protein (EggNog:ENOG503Q4BN; COG:S; antiSMASH:Cluster_4) has translation MPPPPPPPPPPPPGFGGPPPPPPPPPPGGGALPARPPAGLPNRGALLQDIGKGKALKKTVTNDRSAPIIGKVSGGGGPGPSSLGAPPVPGLPKAPSGLVPPLPGNRGRSNSDQSDRHQPAPSTDGPPQLAGLFAGGMPKLRKTGGGVDTGASRESSYLSDPESSKSAPKPPTISAPRPPVGAAPAIPGRPSLPNTSSAPVFNPSAANLRKTGPPPIIGKKPPPPPPSSRKPSGAPPLPGAPAPPPPSSAPPPPSFSAPSLPPAPPPPPPSAAPRPPPAPARSQPPPPPAPAAATNNISQSIAAQAAIRAASSVSSPASAPPPPPPPPSNDAPRSPAPPPPPSAAPAPPSLSHTPSSASGRASLLDPSNFTLAPNGGGAKTPSPTRNVSLSHGPSGGGGGRYVVQDSRWKFTSEENFPKPRDFVGGPKRYRAGRGSSVPLDLGAL, from the exons atgcctcctcctcctccaccacctccgccgccgccgcccggcTTTGGAggtcctccccctcctccaccacctccgcccccgGGAGGCGGTGCTTTGCCGGCGCGTCCGCCTGCTGGATTGCCGAATAGG GGTGCCTTGCTACAAGACATCGGCAAAGGAAAGGCGTTGAAGAAAACTGTCACGAACGATCGATCGGCCCCAATCATCGGCAAGGTATCTGGAGGCGGAGGTCCCGGCCCATCTTCTCTCGGTGCCCCCCCCGTTCCTGGCCTACCTAAAGCTCCTAGCGGTCTCGTCCCTCCTTTGCCTGGAAATCGTGGGAGAAGTAATAGCGATCAGAGTGATAGACATCAACCGGCACCAAGCACAGATGGACCCCCACAACTAGCTGGCCTATTTGCTGGAGGCATGCCAAAACTGCGCAAAACAGGTGGGGGCGTTGATACTGGTG CAAGTCGAGAGTCTTCCTATCTCTCAGATCCCGAATCTTCCAAGTCAGCACCAAAGCCTCCAACAATATCCGCTCCGAGACCTCCAGTGGGAGCGGCTCCTGCTATACCAGGAAGGCCATCACTACCCAACACATCGAGCGCCCCTGTTTTCAATCCATCGGCTGCCAATCTCCGGAAAACAGGTCCGCCGCCAATTATTGGCAAAAAgccacccccgccacctccgAGTTCTCGCAAGCCTTCGGGAGCCCCTCCACTTCCCGGCgcaccagcaccccctcctccgtcctcggccccaccccctccgtcGTTTTCGGCCCCTTCGCttcctcccgcccctcctccgcctcctccgtctGCAGCCCCACGACCACCGCCGGCTCCAGCCCGCTcacaaccgccgccgccgcctgctCCAGCCGCGGCCACAAATAATATCTCGCAGAGTATCGCGGCTCAAGCAGCAATTCGTGCGGCATCCAGTGTATCGTCTCCTGCGtcagcccctcctccaccacccccccctccctcgaaCGATGCTCCTCGCTCGccggcaccaccccctcctccttcagcgGCGCCAGCTCCCCCCTCTCTAAGCCACACTCCATCCAGCGCTTCAGGTCGAGCGTCTCTACTTGATCCGAGCAATTTCACGCTTGCGCCaaatggtggaggagccaAGACCCCAAGCCCAACACGGAATGTGTCGCTATCACACGGTCCAAgtggaggtggcggtggtcgCTACGTAGTACAAGACTCGAGGTGGAAGTTTACTAGTGAGGAGAACTTTCCGAAGCCAAGGGACTTTGTGGGAGGCCCAAAGAGGTATCGTGCTGGTCGCGGAAGCAGTGTGCCGCTTGATCTGGGTGCTCTTTAG
- a CDS encoding uncharacterized protein (EggNog:ENOG503NZJR; antiSMASH:Cluster_4), with translation MLRRPYQAGLGLQVCQACELVSGRQSMRTAKRSFVTLHPSRRLANLSPPKPTWMIATRSFGTSQTCLKSKRQQTPRSTTQNPSPSPSTSAQANSPVGDQDVPDLEEIMAAVDRTTREFTAHSGIPSEHMTLTALRACAQTDVRQAANTQTSHSAVAAAEDRPVSRLLGLEGDAAKAGQSSTSTTVSVLRPEDVVDKVSEAAYAIVAHPAVVITPQVLEEYVRLQARLGRPQTLPQVLGLYGSKPTPKEVSGSIRYTDSNPGRASKAVDPAVAEAALNAAIEADNLEAAIGVVEATYSSKSYLRAKFIRKGLLPAGLAGAVPLALYLLASEFAQFQSAWDHASATKIAFAGALCYVGFTGTIGMVAAFTANDQMKRVTWAIGTPLGHRWLYEDERAALDKIACAFGFSEEHRYGEEEGEEYLWLREYLLSRSMILDAVDLMEGMN, from the coding sequence ATGCTTCGTCGGCCGTACCAAGCCGGGCTGGGCCTGCAAGTCTGCCAGGCTTGTGAGCTTGTCTCTGGCAGACAATCGATGCGCACAGCCAAGCGTAGCTTCGTGACACTACATCCCAGCAGACGCTTGGCCAActtatcaccaccaaagcctaCCTGGATGATCGCCACTCGCTCCTTTGGGACCTCGCAGACATGTCTAAAATCAAAACGCCAGCAGACACCGCGAAGTACTACCCAGAACCCAAGCCCCTCGCCAAGCACGTCGGCCCAGGCCAACTCACCGGTGGGGGACCAGGATGTGCCAGATTTGGAAGAGATCATGGCTGCCGTTGACCGTACCACCAGGGAATTCACTGCCCATTCGGGGATCCCCTCTGAGCACATGACGCTCACAGCGCTGCGGGCTTGTGCGCAGACGGATGTCAGGCAAGCAGCAAACACCCAGACCAGTCACTCTGCCGTTGCTGCGGCCGAAGACAGGCCTGTCTCGAGActcttgggcttggaaggtGATGCCGCAAAGGCTGGCCAATCTAGCACCTCTACTACAGTTTCTGTGCTACGGCCGGAGGACGTTGTCGACAAGGTATCGGAAGCGGCATATGCGATCGTCGCTCATCCCGCGGTTGTTATCACCCCGCAAGTGCTGGAGGAATATGTTCGACTTCAGGCTCGCCTTGGCAGACCGCAGACACTGCCACAAGTCTTGGGTCTCTACGGCAGCAAACCCACGCCCAAGGAAGTGTCTGGTTCCATCCGCTACACCGATTCCAACCCGGGGAGAGCAAGCAAGGCCGTGGATCCTGCCGTTGCTGAAGCTGCTCTCAATGCGGCGATCGAGGCCGATAATCTCGAGGCTGCTATTGGGGTTGTGGAAGCAACATACTCTTCCAAATCCTATCTGCGCGCAAAATTTATTAGGAAAGGGCTCCTTCCTGCAGGTCTAGCTGGTGCCGTGCCCTTAGCGCTCTATCTCCTGGCCTCTGAGTTTGCCCAGTTTCAGTCAGCCTGGGACCATGCGAGCGCCACCAAGATTGCCTTTGCTGGCGCCCTTTGCTATGTTGGATTTACCGGCACAATCGGGATGGTTGCCGCCTTTACAGCCAATGATCAGATGAAGCGGGTTACGTGGGCTATAGGAACACCTTTGGGCCACCGATGGCTCTACGAGGACGAAAGAGCGGCCCTCGACAAGATTGCGTGTGCTTTCGGATTCTCAGAGGAGCACCGGtacggtgaggaggagggggaggagtatCTCTGGCTCCGGGAGTACTTATTGAGCAGGTCTATGATCCTGGATGCGGTGGACCTGATGGAGGGTATGAACTAG
- a CDS encoding uncharacterized protein (EggNog:ENOG503P698; antiSMASH:Cluster_4), which yields MAAFERDEAKCLYYAAFASHLHRQAFDFIYWFLFILVVSMLFLSSWKYSGDMEKVSDLEPGCPEYKKKMKRCFYVCALYSSISVVAVVMEVYALLALQFCDGEDLMSLYWSTWTMLQVGSLIAIFGILLAVYNSVRARKNPPWALALGTPVLVVAGIGHALHSSVRRRAERMRSRSRSRARHRAVSNCSSSRMELNGVPISREQTLFGEESEKEDGEIPGKLVGYTPDGSPIIRFTEDPGRIGADRGEVICRGEGGHVIVAFRKGMTTIINGAISSPPPAALLPVPMTSPGPSYSSAGLTVPPRSPVVKIELPTTGRTTPTPEPRATPPTVLPRDSPV from the exons ATGGCCGCCTTTGAGCGAGACGAGGCCAAATGTCTATACTATGCAGCATTTGCCTCGCACCTGCACCGGCAGGCCTTTGACTTTATCTACTGGTTTCTCTTCATCCTTGTTGTCTCCATGCTCTTTTTGTCGTCATGGAAATACAGCGG TGATATGGAAAAGGTCTCAGACCTGGAGCCGGGATGTCCAGAatacaagaagaagatgaaacGGTGCTTCTATGTCTGCGCGCTCTATTCCAGTATCTCGGTTGTTGCCGTTGTGATGGAGGTATATGCCCTGTTGGCCTTGCAATTTTGCGATGGAGAGGACCTCATGTCGCTATATTGGTCAACATGGACCATGTTGCAAGTTGGGTCACTGATTGCCATCTTTGGTATCCTCCTTGCGGTCTACAACAGCGTTCGCGCTAGGAAGAACCC CCCTTGGGCGTTGGCATTGGGTACTCCTGTACTTGTCGTTGCCGGCATCGGTCACGCGCTTCACAGCTCGGTACGCAGGCGGGCTGAAAGGATGCGGTCTAGGAGCCGGAGCAGGGCTCGCCATCGTGCCGTGTCAAACTGCAGCTCCAGTCGCATGGAACTGAATGGTGTGCCAATCAGCAGAGA ACAAACACTCTTTGGCGAGGAGAGCGAGAAGGAAGACGGCGAAATCCCAGGAAAGCTTGTCGGATACACCCCGGACGGATCCCCGATTATCAGATTCACGGAAGACCCGGGGAGGATCGGGGCAGATCGGGGCGAGGTCATCTGCAGAGGCGAGGGCGGCCACGTCATTGTCGCTTTCCGGAAGGGGATGACGACGATCATCAACGGCGCAATCTCGAGTCCGCCGCCGGCTGCCCTGCTACCCGTACCTATGACCAGTCCCGGGCCGAGTTATTCTTCTGCCGGTCTTACAGTACCGCCCCGATCGCCGGTCGTCAAGATAGAATTGCCAACCACTGGGAGGACGACGCCGACGCCAGAGCCTCGTGCGACACCACCGACGGTGCTGCCGAGGGATTCCCCTGTATGA
- a CDS encoding uncharacterized protein (COG:S; EggNog:ENOG503NVNP; antiSMASH:Cluster_4) yields MAQKCVHQGCGKEYTDPEEVCRYHPGPPVFHEGQKGWKCCKPRVLTFEEFMAIEPCTEGKHSTTDLPPKIEKREAAPEGLVETTNLPPPPPRAPVAAPQHIPTPPPPVAESEDDDATIEIPDGRVCRRKGCGVAYKKGSSREGESCVHHPGAPIFHEGSKGYSCCKRRVLEFDQFMKIEGCKTKDRHLFVGSGEKDKAKTSSAGGEEVLETVRTDFYQTPTSVIASFFLKKIDKEASKVEFQDKTIDLDLLTTDAPVPKRYKAQVPLFGTIDAAKSTFKILGTKLEVTLVKADGSSWPVLRSDDRLTGEILQVGRAGRA; encoded by the exons ATGGCTCAAAAGTGTGTCCATCAAGGTTGCGGCAAGGAGTATACAGACCCCGAAGAGGTGTGCCGCTACCACCCCGGTCCCCCCGTCTTCCACGAGGGCCAGAAAG GATGGAAGTGCTGCAAGCCGCGCGTTCTCACCTTTGAGGAATTTATGGCCATTGAGCCATGCACCGAGGGCAAGCACAGCACCACCGATCTCCCGCCAAAGATCGAAAAGAGGGAAGCTGCTCCGGAAGGTCTCGTCGAGACGacaaacctccctcccccgccaccccgTGCGCCCGTCGCCGCCCCCCAGCACATAcccactccaccaccccccgtcgccgagtcggaggatgacgacgccACAATCGAGATTCCGGACGGCCGCGTTTGCAGGCGGAAGGGATGCGGTGTAGCTTACAAGAAGGGCTCCAGCCGGGAAGGCGAGAGCTGCGTGCACCACCCGGGAGCGCCCATCTTCCACGAGGGCAGCAAAGGTTACAGCTGTTGCAAGCGCCGCGTCCTCGAGTTTGACCAGTTCATGAAGATTGAGGGCTGTAAGACAAAGGACAGGCATCTGTTCGTCGGGAGCGGAGAAAAAGACAAGGCCAAGACGTCGTcggctggtggtgaagaggtcCTGGAGACGGTCAG AACCGACTTTTACCAAACCCCTACATCGGTGATTGCCTCGTTCttcctcaagaagatcgaCAAGGAGGCTTCCAAGGTGGAATTCCAGGACAAGACCATCGACCTGGATCTTCTGACGACAGACGCGCCCGTGCCGAAGCGATACAAGGCGCAGGTCCCGCTGTTTGGGACGATAGATGCTGCCAAGTCGACCTTTAAGATCTTGGGCACCAAGCTTGAAGTTACACTGGTCAAGGCGGACGGCAGCTCTTGGCCGGTACTTCGCAGCGACGATCGGCTGACGGGTGAGATTCTTCAGGTTGGACGAGCCGGAAGGGCATAA
- a CDS encoding uncharacterized protein (EggNog:ENOG503P6NH; COG:C; antiSMASH:Cluster_4) has product MRATARLLQSCRITFFTRKTCGLCTQARSVLSDVWDQRPFAFKEVDIVDPKSKPWLDLYDFDVPVIHISKSEAPEEDPKLSSQAVKLMHRFTVDQVKAKMDLVEKS; this is encoded by the exons ATGCGGGCTACCGCTCGTCTACTTCAATCATGCAGAATAACCTTCTTCACACGTAAAACCTGCGGACTATGCACCCAGGCAAGATCAGTTTTATCAGACGTCTGGGATCAACGGCCGTTTGCCTTCAAAGAGGTTGACATTGTTGATCCCAAGTCCAAACCATGGTTGGATCTCTATGATTTTGATGTCCCCGTG ATTCACATCAGCAAGTCTGAGGCGCCCGAAGAAGATCCCAAGCTGTCTTCCCAGGCCGTGAAATTGATGCATCGGTTTACAGTAGACCAGGTCAAAGCAAAGATGGACCTTGTTGAAAAGTCATGA
- a CDS encoding uncharacterized protein (EggNog:ENOG503P00T; COG:G; antiSMASH:Cluster_4) → MVRTRAAAVTGALQTFRLCISRQSVSSGIHHPRIGQPLRFMSSSAMAASAKMTTSNKLKQVFTEGKRPAMGFWQMIPGANVSRVLARSGADWVMVDCEHGNIDDAAMHDAVPAIAALGASPIVRLPDIQPWMVKRALDSGAHGILVPLIRTVDEVKSVVSAAKFPPQGTRGFGSPIAVQNFHPEPTLTEYLQQANDSLLTMVQIETKEALDSVEEIAPLVDVVFIGPFDLGNNIGHPIINGKTDAELDDAIARIYKATVAAGKKCGIFCTGGEQAKKYADRGFHMINVATDFTALQATMVDALAVAQGKVQGEKAASY, encoded by the exons ATGGTTCGGacaagagcagcagcagtaacCGGCGCGCTACAAACATTCCGCCTCTGTATATCTCGTCAGTCCGTATCGTCCGGAATACATCATCCTCGCATCGGCCAACCACTTCGGTTCATGTCATCGTCCGCTATGGCTGCATCCGCCAAGATGACAACGTCAAACAAACTGAAGCAAGTCTTCACCGAAGGCAAGCGGCCAGCTATGGGCTTCTGGCAGATGATTCCCGGTGCCAATGTTTCTCGTGTACTGGCCAGGTCGGGTGCAGATTGGGTAATGGTGGACTGTGAACACGGCAACATCGACG ATGCTGCAATGCATGACGCGGTTCCGGCCATTGCGGCCCTGGGTGCGTCCCCTATTGTTCGACTACCGGATATCCAACCTTGGATGGTGAAAC GGGCATTGGATAGCGGTGCACACGGA ATACTTGTACCGCTGATCCGGACTGTTGATGAGGTCAAGAGCGTGGTATCAGCAGCCAAGTTCCCACCACAGGGAACGAGAGGATTCGGGTCCCCGATTGCGGTGCAAAACTTCCATCCGGAACCGACGCTTACAGAGTATCTTCAGCAAGCCAACGACAGCCTGTTGACCATGGTGCAGATCGAAACCAAGGAGGCTCTGGATTCCGTGGAAGAGATTGCGCCACTAGTTGATGTTGTATTCATCGGGCCTTTTGACCTAGGCAACAATATCGGCCACCCAATCATCAACGGCAAGACGGATGCTGAGTTGGACGATGCTATTGCCCGTATCTATAAGGCGACGGTGGCAGCTGGCAAGAAGTGTGGTATATTCTGCACCGGTGGAGAGCAGGCAAAGAAGTACGCTGATAGGGGATTCCATATGATCAACGTGGCCACGGATTTTACGGCTCTTCAGGCCACAATGGTGGACGCACTCGCCGTTGCCCAGGGAAAGGTTCAAGGTGAAAAGGCCGCTTCGTATTGA
- a CDS encoding uncharacterized protein (COG:A; EggNog:ENOG503P677), which translates to MSINSYISKKVCIITTDGRTLVGTLAAYDNTTNLVLQNTIERIIRTPDDAEASAQVPLGLYLIRGENVCTIGLVDEALDDSINWAEVKGAVIGTTKH; encoded by the exons ATGTCAATCAACAGCTACATCTCCA AAAAAGtctgcatcatcaccaccgacggCAGAACCCTGGTCGGCACCCTCGCCGCGTACGacaacacaaccaacctcgtcctccaaaacaccatcgAGCGTATCATCCGCACCCCCGATGACGCCGAAGCCTCGGCCCAGGTTCCCCTGGGCCTCTACCTCATCCGCGGCGAGAACGTCTGCACGATCGGGCTCGTGGACGAGGCGCTAGACGACAGCATCAACTGGGCCGAGGTCAAGGGGGCTGTGATTGGGACTACGAAGCATTAA
- a CDS encoding uncharacterized protein (COG:F; EggNog:ENOG503NWEU) encodes MAPKNRIIIDTDPGVDDVLALLLALSASPEELEVAMISVTYGNVPLQRCLRNVVAMFHVLEKEMKWREANGKPTFGALNAYKPIVAVGASHPLEDEELVADHFHGEDGLHGVHTAHPDLSPADTWRTLFGDKVEGTTDSDEPPSFSRFFTPSKGPAHEEILRILREEPEDTITVVAVGPLTNVALAAAKDPETFLRVKELVVMGGAVNTIGNVTPVAEFNCMADAVAAARVYALTSKVPSSTMPPTIHGKSVLGAYPEKLPRQLKLSLFPLDITTPHELHKETFNQKIQPLLKQGSPLAKWTETFLNGTFNKIDSMLGEGHNEGLSLHDPLTIWYMLTRDHPEWTTVPKPEDIRVETCGQWTRGMHVIDNRGRAKPAEVDSTVETHPEDPMDAVTFDEVPGDTMGWLSLRRGNRINRVVSSPGQDAFAGILLDRIFA; translated from the exons ATGGCGCCCAAGAACCGCATTATCATTGATACCGATCCAG GTGTCGATGATGTCCTGGCACTGTTGCTGGCCCTCAGCGCCTCTcccgaggagctcgaggtggCCATGATTTCGGTCACATACGGCAATGTCCCGCTGCAAAG ATGCCTCCGCAACGTCGTGGCCATGTTTCACGTGCTGGAGAAAGAAATGAAATGGCGCGAGGCCAACGGCAAACCTACCTTTGGTGCCTTGAACGCTTACAAGCCTAttgttgccgttggtgcTTCTCATCCCctggaagatgaagagctgGTGGCGGACCATTTCC atggtgaggatgggctGCATGGTGTTCACACAGCT CACCCTGACCTGAGCCCCGCGGATACCTGGCGCACCCTTTTCGGTGACAAGGTGGAGGGAACTACAGACTCTGATGAGCCACCATCATTCTCCCGTTTCTTCACCCCTAGCAAGGGTCCTGCCCACGAGGAGATCCTCCGCATCTTGAGGGAAGAGCCAGAGGACACCATCACAGTCGTTGCCGTTGGGCCACTCACCAACGTTGCCCTCGCAGCCGCCAAGGACCCTGAGACCTTCCTCCGCGTCAAGGAGCTTGTTGTGATGGGAGGTGCTGTCAACACTATCGGAAACGTGACTCCTGTGGCCGAGTTCAACTGCATGGCCGATGCTGTTGCCGCTGCCAGAGTTTACGCTCTCACGTCCAAGGTCCCCTCATCGACGATGCCACCAACAATACACGGCAAGTCGGTCCTGGGTGCCTATCCTGAGAAGTTGCCCCGTCAACTCAAGCTGAGCTTGTTCCCCTTGGATATCACTACTCCCCACGAGCTCCACAAGGAGACTTTCAACCAAAAGATCCAGCCGCTGCTGAAGCAAGGCAGTCCCCTTGCCAAGTGGACCGAAACCTTTTTGAATGGCACTTTTAACAAGATTGACTCGATGCTCGGCGAGGGCCACAACGAGGGCCTGTCCCTTCATGACCCGCTGACCATCTGGTACATGCTGACGCGCGACCATCCCGAGTGGACGACTGTGCCCAAGCCAGAAGACATCCGAGTCGAGACCTGCGGCCAGTGGACAAGGGGCATGCACGTCATCGATAACCGTGGGAGAGCCAAGCCGGCCGAGGTCGACAGCACAGTAGAGACACACCCCGAGGACCCAATGGATGCCGTCACGTTCGATGAGGTTCCTGGTGACACGATGGGCTGGCTCAGTCTGAGAAGGGGCAACAGAATCAACAGGGTAGTGTCGTCGCCGGGCCAGGATGCCTTTGCTGGTATTTTGCTGGACAGAATCTTTGCCTAG